A window of Piliocolobus tephrosceles isolate RC106 chromosome 13, ASM277652v3, whole genome shotgun sequence contains these coding sequences:
- the CCKBR gene encoding gastrin/cholecystokinin type B receptor isoform X1, giving the protein MELLKLNRSVQGTGPEPGASLCRPGAPLLNSSSVGNLSCEPPRIRGTGTRELELAIRITLYAVIFLMSVGGNVLIIVVLGLSRRLRTVTNAFLLSLAVSDLLLAVACMPFTLLPNLMGTFIFGTVICKAVSYFMGVSVSVSTLSLVAIALERYSAICRPLQARVWQTRSHAARVIVATWLLSGLLMVPYPVYTVVQPVGPRVLQCVHRWPSARVRQTWSVLLLLLLFFIPGVVMAVAYGLISRELYLGLRFVGDSDSESQSRVRSQGRLPGAVHQNGRCGSETGAVGEDSDGCYVQLPRSRPALELSALTAPGPGSRPTQAKLLAKKRVVRMLLVIVVLFFLCWLPVYSANTWRAFDGLGAHRALSGAPISFIHLLSYASACINPLVYCFMHRRFRQACLETCARCCPRPPRARPRPLPDEDPPTPSIASLSRLSYTTISTLGPG; this is encoded by the exons ATGGAGCTGCTAAAGCTGAACCGTAGCGTGCAGGGAACCGGACCCGAGCCGGGGGCTTCCCTGTGCCGCCCGGGGGCGCCTCTCCTCAACAGCAGCAGTGTGGGCAACCTCAGCTGCGAGCCCCCTCGCATTCGCGGAACCGGGACACGAG AATTGGAGCTGGCCATTAGAATCACTCTTTATGCAGTGATCTTCCTGATGAGCGTTGGAGGAAACGTGCTCATCATCGTGGTCCTGGGACTGAGCCGCCGCCTGAGGACCGTCACCAATGCCTTCCTCCTCTCACTGGCAGTCAGCGACCTCCTGCTGGCTGTGGCTTGCATGCCCTTCACCCTCCTGCCCAATCTCATGGGCACATTCATCTTTGGCACAGTTATCTGCAAGGCGGTTTCCTACTTCATGG GGGTGTCTGTGAGCGTGTCCACACTAAGCCTCGTGGCCATAGCACTGGAGCGGTACAGCGCCATCTGCCGACCACTGCAGGCACGAGTATGGCAGACGCGCTCCCACGCGGCTCGCGTGATCGTAGCCACGTGGCTGCTGTCCGGACTACTCATGGTGCCCTACCCCGTGTACACCGTCGTGCAACCAGTGGGGCCTCGTGTGCTACAGTGCGTGCATCGCTGGCCCAGTGCACGGGTCCGCCAGACCTG GTCCGTACTGCTGCTCCTGCTCTTGTTCTTTATCCCGGGTGTGGTTATGGCCGTGGCCTATGGGCTTATCTCTCGCGAGCTCTACTTAGGGCTTCGCTTTGTCGGTGACAGTGACagcgagagccaaagcagggtccGAAGCCAAGGCAGGCTGCCAG GTGCTGTTCACCAGAACGGGCGTTGCGGGTCTGAGACTGGCGCGGTTGGCGAAGACAGTGATGGCTGCTACGTGCAACTTCCGCGTTCCCGGCCTGCGCTGGAGCTGTCGGCTCTGACGGCTCCTGGGCCCGGCTCCCGGCCCACCCAGGCCAAGCTGCTGGCTAAGAAGCGTGTGGTGCGAATGTTGCTGGTGATCgttgtgcttttttttctgtgttggtTGCCAGTTTATAGTGCCAACACGTGGCGCGCCTTTGATGGCCTGGGTGCACACAGAGCACTCTCAGGTGCTCCTATCTCCTTCATTCACTTGCTGAGCTATGCCTCGGCCTGTATCAATCCCTTGGTCTACTGCTTCATGCACCGTCGCTTTCGCCAGGCCTGCCTGGAAACGTGCGCTCGCTGCTGCCCCCGGCCTCCACGAGCTCGCCCCAGGCCTCTTCCTGATGAGGACCCTCCCACTCCATCCATTGCTTCCCTGTCCAGGCTTAGCTACACTACCATCAGCACGCTGGGCCCTGGATGA
- the CCKBR gene encoding gastrin/cholecystokinin type B receptor isoform X3, whose product MELLKLNRSVQGTGPEPGASLCRPGAPLLNSSSVGNLSCEPPRIRGTGTRGVSVSVSTLSLVAIALERYSAICRPLQARVWQTRSHAARVIVATWLLSGLLMVPYPVYTVVQPVGPRVLQCVHRWPSARVRQTWSVLLLLLLFFIPGVVMAVAYGLISRELYLGLRFVGDSDSESQSRVRSQGRLPGAVHQNGRCGSETGAVGEDSDGCYVQLPRSRPALELSALTAPGPGSRPTQAKLLAKKRVVRMLLVIVVLFFLCWLPVYSANTWRAFDGLGAHRALSGAPISFIHLLSYASACINPLVYCFMHRRFRQACLETCARCCPRPPRARPRPLPDEDPPTPSIASLSRLSYTTISTLGPG is encoded by the exons ATGGAGCTGCTAAAGCTGAACCGTAGCGTGCAGGGAACCGGACCCGAGCCGGGGGCTTCCCTGTGCCGCCCGGGGGCGCCTCTCCTCAACAGCAGCAGTGTGGGCAACCTCAGCTGCGAGCCCCCTCGCATTCGCGGAACCGGGACACGAG GGGTGTCTGTGAGCGTGTCCACACTAAGCCTCGTGGCCATAGCACTGGAGCGGTACAGCGCCATCTGCCGACCACTGCAGGCACGAGTATGGCAGACGCGCTCCCACGCGGCTCGCGTGATCGTAGCCACGTGGCTGCTGTCCGGACTACTCATGGTGCCCTACCCCGTGTACACCGTCGTGCAACCAGTGGGGCCTCGTGTGCTACAGTGCGTGCATCGCTGGCCCAGTGCACGGGTCCGCCAGACCTG GTCCGTACTGCTGCTCCTGCTCTTGTTCTTTATCCCGGGTGTGGTTATGGCCGTGGCCTATGGGCTTATCTCTCGCGAGCTCTACTTAGGGCTTCGCTTTGTCGGTGACAGTGACagcgagagccaaagcagggtccGAAGCCAAGGCAGGCTGCCAG GTGCTGTTCACCAGAACGGGCGTTGCGGGTCTGAGACTGGCGCGGTTGGCGAAGACAGTGATGGCTGCTACGTGCAACTTCCGCGTTCCCGGCCTGCGCTGGAGCTGTCGGCTCTGACGGCTCCTGGGCCCGGCTCCCGGCCCACCCAGGCCAAGCTGCTGGCTAAGAAGCGTGTGGTGCGAATGTTGCTGGTGATCgttgtgcttttttttctgtgttggtTGCCAGTTTATAGTGCCAACACGTGGCGCGCCTTTGATGGCCTGGGTGCACACAGAGCACTCTCAGGTGCTCCTATCTCCTTCATTCACTTGCTGAGCTATGCCTCGGCCTGTATCAATCCCTTGGTCTACTGCTTCATGCACCGTCGCTTTCGCCAGGCCTGCCTGGAAACGTGCGCTCGCTGCTGCCCCCGGCCTCCACGAGCTCGCCCCAGGCCTCTTCCTGATGAGGACCCTCCCACTCCATCCATTGCTTCCCTGTCCAGGCTTAGCTACACTACCATCAGCACGCTGGGCCCTGGATGA
- the CCKBR gene encoding gastrin/cholecystokinin type B receptor isoform X2, giving the protein MELLKLNRSVQGTGPEPGASLCRPGAPLLNSSSVGNLSCEPPRIRGTGTRELELAIRITLYAVIFLMSVGGNVLIIVVLGLSRRLRTVTNAFLLSLAVSDLLLAVACMPFTLLPNLMGTFIFGTVICKAVSYFMGVSVSVSTLSLVAIALERYSAICRPLQARVWQTRSHAARVIVATWLLSGLLMVPYPVYTVVQPVGPRVLQCVHRWPSARVRQTWSVLLLLLLFFIPGVVMAVAYGLISRELYLGLRFVGDSDSESQSRVRSQGRLPGAVHQNGRCGSETGAVGEDSDGCYVQLPRSRPALELSALTAPGPGSRPTQAKLLAKKRVVRMLLVIVVLFFLCWLPVYSANTWRAFDGLGAHRALSGAPISFIHLLSYASACLETCARCCPRPPRARPRPLPDEDPPTPSIASLSRLSYTTISTLGPG; this is encoded by the exons ATGGAGCTGCTAAAGCTGAACCGTAGCGTGCAGGGAACCGGACCCGAGCCGGGGGCTTCCCTGTGCCGCCCGGGGGCGCCTCTCCTCAACAGCAGCAGTGTGGGCAACCTCAGCTGCGAGCCCCCTCGCATTCGCGGAACCGGGACACGAG AATTGGAGCTGGCCATTAGAATCACTCTTTATGCAGTGATCTTCCTGATGAGCGTTGGAGGAAACGTGCTCATCATCGTGGTCCTGGGACTGAGCCGCCGCCTGAGGACCGTCACCAATGCCTTCCTCCTCTCACTGGCAGTCAGCGACCTCCTGCTGGCTGTGGCTTGCATGCCCTTCACCCTCCTGCCCAATCTCATGGGCACATTCATCTTTGGCACAGTTATCTGCAAGGCGGTTTCCTACTTCATGG GGGTGTCTGTGAGCGTGTCCACACTAAGCCTCGTGGCCATAGCACTGGAGCGGTACAGCGCCATCTGCCGACCACTGCAGGCACGAGTATGGCAGACGCGCTCCCACGCGGCTCGCGTGATCGTAGCCACGTGGCTGCTGTCCGGACTACTCATGGTGCCCTACCCCGTGTACACCGTCGTGCAACCAGTGGGGCCTCGTGTGCTACAGTGCGTGCATCGCTGGCCCAGTGCACGGGTCCGCCAGACCTG GTCCGTACTGCTGCTCCTGCTCTTGTTCTTTATCCCGGGTGTGGTTATGGCCGTGGCCTATGGGCTTATCTCTCGCGAGCTCTACTTAGGGCTTCGCTTTGTCGGTGACAGTGACagcgagagccaaagcagggtccGAAGCCAAGGCAGGCTGCCAG GTGCTGTTCACCAGAACGGGCGTTGCGGGTCTGAGACTGGCGCGGTTGGCGAAGACAGTGATGGCTGCTACGTGCAACTTCCGCGTTCCCGGCCTGCGCTGGAGCTGTCGGCTCTGACGGCTCCTGGGCCCGGCTCCCGGCCCACCCAGGCCAAGCTGCTGGCTAAGAAGCGTGTGGTGCGAATGTTGCTGGTGATCgttgtgcttttttttctgtgttggtTGCCAGTTTATAGTGCCAACACGTGGCGCGCCTTTGATGGCCTGGGTGCACACAGAGCACTCTCAGGTGCTCCTATCTCCTTCATTCACTTGCTGAGCTATGCCTCG GCCTGCCTGGAAACGTGCGCTCGCTGCTGCCCCCGGCCTCCACGAGCTCGCCCCAGGCCTCTTCCTGATGAGGACCCTCCCACTCCATCCATTGCTTCCCTGTCCAGGCTTAGCTACACTACCATCAGCACGCTGGGCCCTGGATGA